Below is a genomic region from Methanobrevibacter sp..
ACGTGCAATTTCTGATGGCATTTTCAATGTGTTTCCTATTGACTTTAAAGTGTTTGTCCTGTAAGGAGAAATTTTGACAAAACCTAAAATAAGAAAAAATTCTTTTTCATCCATATATTTAATTGATTAGTTAACAGATTAATCTTTATATATAAAATAAATAGTTTTAAATCTGTTTTTTAATAAGTTGTACATAATTAACAAACAAAATAATAAAAAAAGTGTGAAGTTCAATTATCTAATTGAACTCATAAATCTTTCTTTGATGGTGATTGGGTCAAGGTCAATTATCGGTGCTGTAGAATTGCCTGCTTCGGTTTTATAAACAATAAAACTTGCATCATCACTTTTGATAATGTCTTTTAAGTTAATGTTGTCAAAATAATGACTGTTTTTAAACCCTACACTTTTAGCAATTTCAACCAAATCAATCTTTTGTGCATAAGTGTCCTGGTTACCTGTGGAACCATAAGCGCCATTGTCAATTACAATCCATGTCAGATTGGACGGATTGTTTGCAAATACGGTTACAAGTGAACCCATGTTCATCAGAAGTGAACCGTCCCCATCAATTACCACAATATCCTCATGAGGTTTTGCAAGACTTAGTCCCAGACCTATTGATGAGGCAAGACCCATTGATCCAATCATGTAGAAGTTTTTGGAACGGTCTTCAATTTCATACAGTTCTCTTGACGGAAATCCTATATTGCAGATTACCAACTCTTCATCGATATATTCCATTATTTCATAAATCGCTTCATATCTTGCCATATTATCACCAATACTTAATCTCAAGCAATATGCTAACCGGTTTTCCTTCCTCTTCGGATAAATCCCATGACAGTCTTATGTCATCATATGCCGCTTCAGGTGTTGCAGGTTTGAAAAACTTAAAGTCCATTCCTTCAAGTATTCTTGTTGTGGATTCACCCATAGGAACCTGTCCACATATATTTTCACCTTCAGTACCTCTATGACTCATTATCATTATTAATGGAAATTCATACAATTCCATCAGGGATTTGAGAGCATTTATGGAGTTTCCAAGTCCTGAATTCTGCATTAGAATTGCTGTTCTTTTACCGCCAAGGTATGCTCCGGCACATATTCCGATTCCTTCCTCTTCACGTGTAACAGGAATGTGTGTTATTTCAGGGTCATCATCAATCATATTTAGTAATTTTGATAGGTTGACACATGGAACACTTACGATAAAGTCTATTTCTGCATCTTTAAGTCCATTATAAATAGCTTCACTACTATCCATATTATCACTTTTTTTGTTGATAATAATTTTATGTAAAAATTAGTATAAAAAGGTATTTAATTCAATTAATTTTAATTTTTTATGAATAATATTATTATTTTTCAATTTTTATTAAGGTACATTTTCATACAATTGGTTTAATTAATAGAAACCTTTTTATTTAACTTAAAACTTATATATTAGCATGTTTGATAAACTACCAATTTCTTCTGAAACAGAAAAAATCCTGACCAAATCATTGGATGAGCAGATTACTGTTGAAGAAGCAAATCACTTAATGAATATTAAAGGATCAGATTTATATCCTTTACTAGCAACAGCAGACTATTTAAGACACGAAATCGTTGGAGACAACGTGACATTCATTAATAACTGTAATATTAACTTTACCAATATATGTACAGTTAGATGTGGTTTCTGTGCATTCGGTAAGGATGCCGATGACCCTGAAGCATATATTCTAAATGATGAGCAGATACTTGCAAAGGCTCAAGGTGCCGTTGAAAAGGGAGCTCATGAATTTTGTGTAATGGGTGGAGTATTGCCTGATGCAGATATTGAATATTATGAGCATTTATTACAATTATTAAAAGGGGAATATCCAAATGTATTGATACATGGATTTTCACCAACAATGATTAGGGATGCATGTTTGGTATCCGGAATTGATTTGGCAGAAGGTTGTGAAAGATTGCGTGATGCAGGTCTTGATACATTGCCTGGAACCGCCGCTGAAATCCTAACTGACAGGTCAAGAGAAATAATCTGTCCTGAAAAGGTCAGTGTGGCAGAATGGGTGGACACAGTCAGAACTGCACATGAAGTGGGCATACCTGGTTCAGCAACAATCATGTACGGCCATGTAGAAACTTTAGAAGAAAGGGTAGAGCATATTGATGTTATTAGACAATTGCAGGAAGAAACTCATGGTTTCACTGAATTTATTCCAATGACATTTATGCATGAATACTCTCCAATATTTTTGGAAGGTCAAACCAATCTTGGTGCTACCGGAACAGAGGATTTAAAATTATATGCAGTTTCAAGACTGATGCTTAGAGATTTAATTCCAAATATTCAGGTTTCATGGGTAAAAATGGGATTCAGATTCGCACAGGTTTCACTAACTGCCGGTGCAAATGATTTAGGTGGAACTTTAGGTGGAGATGAATTGTCTGCAGCTTCAGGTGCACCTGATGGTGTTGATGCATCAATCGATACTTTAGGAAGCATCGTCAAAAACCTTGGAAGAAATCCTATTGAGAGAAATTCCAAATACACTGAATTTTACCCTATTAAAAACTTAATAGAGATGCCTTCAAAATAATTATTTTGTGATTTTATGAAGAAATTTATTGTCATAGATGGCCTGGATGGGTCTGGAAAGGATACACAAGTGAACCTGCTTGCTGAAATGTATAAAAAGCAGGGAAAAAGTGTTATTGTAAGGTCTCATCCATGTAATGACAATAAGTTTGGTAGAAGATCCAAACAGGCTCTTCTTAAAACAGGTAAATTAAACCATATTCTTGCAACCCTTAATTTTGGACTGGATGCAATCAGATCTGTTCATATGTATTATTATAACCGTGATGTTGACGTTTTGATATTTTCAAGATATATTCTGGCTGTAATGTATCTTCCGAATGTCATTAACACTATTGTTTATAAGGTTGTGGCGTTTGTTCTTCCGACATCCGACTGCATGTTCTTTTTGGATATTTCACCAGAAGAATCACTTAGAAGAATAGGTTCTAGGGATGAGGAAACTGAAATGTTTGAAAATATTGATTCCTTGAGGCAAAATCGCTTAAGGTCTCAGAAGTTCACATATAACTGGAATGTGGTTCCGGCTGACGGGTCTCCAGAAGAGATTTCACAGATTATAAAAGCGAAATGTCTGGAATCAGATTCATAATACTTCTTTTATTCCGTCTGATGTTATTATCATAAGTGAGTTCAGATTTTCCAGAACTAATGAAACTATCGGATGGGTTTGTATATCCTTGTGCATGAATATTATTTCCTTTTCAACTATGTCTATCCAGTTAACGTGATATACGACTACACCATTGACAACCAAACCTAAATACTCTGGCACGAATCTGTTTTCATTAATCTCTTCAAAGTATGGGCTTTTTCTAAAAATATCTCTTAAAATTTTATCCATAATTTAAACTCCTTTTCTTTCATATACAAATTTAGGGACCGCCTTATCAAGTGGATCGAATGTTTCACGGTTTTTGACTTCCATACATTTCATGCTTACTTTGGAGTGAAGTGAGGAAGGCAGTCTAAGTATCCTTTTAAGGTCGATTGAAACTTTAGCATCAATTGTTGCAAGGTTTACTCTTGCCATGGCTTCAACAAGATTTTTGTATCTTCTAGGGCCGATGTCCCTTTTGAATAATCCCCATTCATCATTTTCCAGGTGATGTCTTGAGGCCATAATGTCCTTCATCAGTTTTGGATTGATTCCGTCAAGCTTTTCTTTGCCGGTCAGGTGTTGAATGTTGAATTTCACACGGTCAGTGAATATTTTCTGATATCCGATAGGTATGGAGAAGTGTTCAAAGTTAAAGCTCTGGTTGGATACTTCTGAGTTTATAAACTGTGATTTTGGAACTTCAGCGCCAGCGGCATATTTTAAAACTTCAGACCTTAGCTCGCTTCCGGCAAGCATCATTTCTTCATCAAGAATTCTTATGTGGTATCCTCTGCCTGAATAGATAAGATGGATATTTTTTAAACCCAAATCAGATTCCAATGTATCTATTAATGTATTGACTATTTCTAAAGCTTCGCCAAGACAAATTTCACACACTCCGTTGCATTGACATGATCTGATAGGTATATCCTTTGCGTCAACATCAAAGATGTATTCTGCTTTCAGCCAATCTTCCCTGCGGCGAGGATTGTTGTAAAAAGCTACTGAGATATAGGCTGCAAACGGTGCCTTATATCTTAGGAATTTACGTAATGATTCTGTTCCGCTGAAGACCTTGTATCTGTCATTTGGTCCGGTTCCTTTATGGTCAAAACCGAACTCTCTTTTTTTGATATCCTTTGAAATGAAATCCGGCAGGTCTTTCGGGTCCCATTCCTCACGATAGTATTGCCTTCGCTCTTTGATTGTCGCTTTAGAAAACATGATAATAAATTTATTTTTAAAGTATTTATGTTTTAAGTAAGTGTGCTTTTGTGTTTTTGCACACTTATATTAATTATAATATACAAAATATTTTTATGGAAGATATTGTTGAAGTTATTGGTGTCGAACATCTTAAGACAGTCTTATCCGGCCTAACTCCTGAAGACATTGTCAAACCGGCTTATGACAGTTGGATGGGAGGTATTAAAACAGGTCATACTATTTTGAATTTGGAAACTGGTAATGTTTATGGTTTAAGTATTGAATTGAATCAGATTCCTTTGGTTCATGAGATTTATATTGAATTGTACACTATTAAATCGGATGAAAATCCTATTGATGAAAAGGATTTCTTTTCACCAAGAGAATATGAGGAATTTCTTGAATTCAGCAGTGATGATCCATGTGAGTATATACCGGATATCATAACTGATTTTTGTGAAAAAAATGATATTGATGAATATGAAAGGACAATTGGTGTTTTAGCCTATAATTTTGAAAAGGACTATCAGTACAATTATAATATGTGGGAGTCCAAGATTTTAAACAAATATTATGATGCCATTTATGAGGACCATAATCCATTTAAGTTTTCACAGTCTAGTCTTTAGGAGCTTCCTTGTCCAGCTGGAATTTCTTGCGTCCGTAGCATGACAACGGATTGTTTATTCCTTTACAGGATTTGTCTGGATGGCATAGGTTAGGCAAGTGTATTTTAATTTTTTCACAGCTCATTGGTGTGTACCATTTGGTTTCGCCTTCGTGGTTGATATCTACCCTGTCATGCATTCCGAATCCGAGCTTTGATATGATGTTTATTTTTTCCTGTGGCTGATCATCGAATAATGGTGGTGTACAGTTGTCAGCCGCATCAAAAATCAAAGGTAAAATCTCATTTTCAGTTATTGTAAGGTCAGGATCCATATCTGATACTTTCACTGTTTCATCTGAAGCAAATATTCTAGGGTATAGTCTTGCATAAGATGCAAATGATGTTAATAAAAGTACGATTGCATCGTTACGCCCACCTGAAGAAATTCCTTCTACTGTTGCTTTTATGCATGGTGGGAAAGCGTCAGGATTTAGTTTTCCGGCCTGAACTGTTCCGTATATTCCTCCGCTTCCAGCATAGTATTGGTTGTATTTGCTGATTTCATCAGGTATGAATTCTTTTAGCTCTTCGCCTATTTTTATTATTGCCGGATGTATTTCAATTCTAGCAGACATTTCCTTGATTCTTGCAATGTATTCTTCGGTTTTTTGCATTATCAATCTTGAAAGGATTTGTTCTTTTACGCTGTCACCGATCAGTATATTGTACATTCTCTCAGGGCTTCTGTCGATAAATTCATCGCCGAATCGGTATAGGAAATCATCCTGCTGAAGAACAATATCTCCTTCATCAATGAGAATGTCAGTTAGTTTGAGCTTTTTGGTTGCTATTATGTCTCTTAGTGATTTCCAGTGAATTGCACCATCCACTTTTACCTCATCAAGAACTTCATCTATTATTTCTGCCCTTGACATTGGCGGGATTTTTGCAAGCTTTTCCAGAATCAGTGTTCCCTGGGATTCGATAAACAGTCTGGTTTCACGTGATCCCAGATTGAACTGTATTGCAATGGCCTGGCATAGAATATGGAAGGTAACAACATCCTGAGCGAAAATATCTTCATTTGTCAGATATTCGAATTCCGCTTGGGTAAAATTCTTATTGTTCTTTTTTTCTATTGCCCATTGCATTCGTTTCATGCATAAATCGGAATATGATTTAGGAATCAGACTGTCATCTGAGATTCTTTGGTTTGGAGTGTGTATGCAGGTTTCCATGAGTGTTTCATCATGGTCAAATATCTGATTTAAATCTCCGTACTCTCGTATGATTTGTCTTCCTTCATCGGATAATGGATTTATAAATGAAACTTCTGCCATGCTTTTTAATTTTTATTTTATATTTTAAATAGGTAACTCATTTTTGAAATCAATTTTGTTTTTTGTTTGTTGATGTGGTGATGGTTGGGTGTTTATATTCACCCTAAAGAAAATTCATCTCAAATCAATCAATTATATCATTAATTAAAATTCCACTTCATTGCTTCTTTTTCATCGAAAACTCAATTTGAAAACTATAACCTATATTCATTTTTTTGAAACTTCATTTCAATAGCAGCACTCTACTGTATAAGGAAATACCAGTAGTAAGTAATGGCTAAAAAAATAATGCCATCGAATAATACTGCAACCAAGTCCACACCTCCTTAAGAGGAAAAATAATACATGTTGATAAATCATTTAAATGCCTCGTTTTTTATTTTAAAAATTTTTATCAATTCTAGACTACTATCTATTATTACTTATATTATAAAAAGTATTACTATTATAATTATTTAAAAAAATTTATATAAGTTAAATTAAATAATTTAAATTACATGTTGTAAATCGTTTAAGTCGATTTTTTAATAAATAGGGTTGATTTTTAAATTATCTGCCCTTTTTATTAAGTTTTTATTTGCTTTTTTTAGATATTATTAAATTTTAGAATTTCAATTTTATTCATATAACGCCGTTAAAAAATAATACTTTATTATATATTAATTACATAATTATTATATGTTTAAAATAATTGAGGAGATAAGTTAAATGTCAAAAATATTTATTTCATGTGCACTTCCTTATGCAAACGGACCATGTCATTTAGGCCATATCCGTTCCACATACTTGCCTGCAGATATTTATGCAAGATACAATAGGATGATAGGCAATGATGTGCTGATGGTTTGTGCTACTGATGAACATGGAACTCCAATTGCAGTTAAAGCCGATAAGGAAAATAAAAAACCGATAGAAATTTCAAAAAGATATCATGATATGATTGTTCGTGATGTGGAATCAATGAACATATCATTGGATAATTTTACAAGAACCACTGATGAAGCACACTATGAGCTTGCTTCCAATTTCTTCAAGTCATTGTACGACAAGGGATTCATCTACAGGGAAGACATCCAGCAATTGTACTGTCCGAACTGTAAAAAGTTCCTGCCGGACAGGTATGTTGAAGGATTATGTCCTGTTTGCGGTGCAGAAGCTAGAGGAGATCACTGTGAAAAATGTGGTAAGGCTCTAAATCCAACAGAACTTGATGAGCCACACTGTATCACTTGTGGAACCACTCCTATAATCAAGGACACTTTCCAGTATGCATTCAAGTTGTCAGAATTGGAGGATGATTTGAAAGAATACATTTCATCCAATGAAAACTTGCCTGCAAACGTTAAAAACTATGCAACAAACTGGCTTAAAGAAGGATTGACCGATTGGATTTTAACCCGTGATATGGATTGGGGAATACCTGTACCATTGGATGAGGCAAAAGGTAAAGTATTGTACGTATGGATTGAAGCATTCCTTGGTTACATCTCATCCGCAAGCCAATGGTCAAAGCAATCAGGAAAGAAATGGGAGGAATACTGGAACGATTATGTGGTGCATTTCATCGGAAAAGACATCATCTACCACCATTCAATATTCTGGCCTGGACTTTTAAAGGCATACGGATGCAAATTGCCGGACATGATATATGCTGGTGAATTCTTATCTCTTGAAGGAGAAAAAATGTCAACAAGTAAAAATTGGGTCATATGGATAGCTGATTTCGTAAAAGATTATGATCCTGATCTTTTAAGATACTACCTGGCAATCAACGCTCCTTTAAACAAAGACTCTGACTTCTCATGGGATGATTTCCAGAGAAGAAACAACGATGAACTGGCGGATGTTGTTGGAAACTTCCTGCACAGGACATTTGTCTTTACCAAAAAGCAGTTCGACAGCAAAATACCTGAATACACAAATCCTACTTCAGAAGATGAGGAATTCAGAATTGCAATAGAAGAGTTACCTGACAAAGTAGGAGAATACATTGCTAATTATGAATTCAGAGAAGCACTTCTTGAAATATTCAAGGTAGCCAAAAAAGGAAACAAATATTTCAACGATGCAGAACCATGGAAAGCAATTAAAGAAAATCCACAAAAAGCTTCCAACTGTTTATACTTATCTAATCAATTGGCAAAAACATTAGCTTACATGTTAAAACCGTTCCTTCCAACAAAAGCAGATAAAATAGCTGAAATAATGAACATTGATTCACTTGAAAATTGGGAGGATGCAAAAATTGCATTGCCTGTTGGCCATGAAATAAATAAAGCTAAACCGTTATTCAAAAAGATTGAAGATAAAGAAATTGAAGCTCAAA
It encodes:
- the comE gene encoding sulfopyruvate decarboxylase subunit beta; its protein translation is MARYEAIYEIMEYIDEELVICNIGFPSRELYEIEDRSKNFYMIGSMGLASSIGLGLSLAKPHEDIVVIDGDGSLLMNMGSLVTVFANNPSNLTWIVIDNGAYGSTGNQDTYAQKIDLVEIAKSVGFKNSHYFDNINLKDIIKSDDASFIVYKTEAGNSTAPIIDLDPITIKERFMSSIR
- the comD gene encoding sulfopyruvate decarboxylase subunit alpha, which codes for MDSSEAIYNGLKDAEIDFIVSVPCVNLSKLLNMIDDDPEITHIPVTREEEGIGICAGAYLGGKRTAILMQNSGLGNSINALKSLMELYEFPLIMIMSHRGTEGENICGQVPMGESTTRILEGMDFKFFKPATPEAAYDDIRLSWDLSEEEGKPVSILLEIKYW
- the cofH gene encoding 5-amino-6-(D-ribitylamino)uracil--L-tyrosine 4-hydroxyphenyl transferase CofH — its product is MFDKLPISSETEKILTKSLDEQITVEEANHLMNIKGSDLYPLLATADYLRHEIVGDNVTFINNCNINFTNICTVRCGFCAFGKDADDPEAYILNDEQILAKAQGAVEKGAHEFCVMGGVLPDADIEYYEHLLQLLKGEYPNVLIHGFSPTMIRDACLVSGIDLAEGCERLRDAGLDTLPGTAAEILTDRSREIICPEKVSVAEWVDTVRTAHEVGIPGSATIMYGHVETLEERVEHIDVIRQLQEETHGFTEFIPMTFMHEYSPIFLEGQTNLGATGTEDLKLYAVSRLMLRDLIPNIQVSWVKMGFRFAQVSLTAGANDLGGTLGGDELSAASGAPDGVDASIDTLGSIVKNLGRNPIERNSKYTEFYPIKNLIEMPSK
- a CDS encoding thymidylate kinase; translated protein: MKKFIVIDGLDGSGKDTQVNLLAEMYKKQGKSVIVRSHPCNDNKFGRRSKQALLKTGKLNHILATLNFGLDAIRSVHMYYYNRDVDVLIFSRYILAVMYLPNVINTIVYKVVAFVLPTSDCMFFLDISPEESLRRIGSRDEETEMFENIDSLRQNRLRSQKFTYNWNVVPADGSPEEISQIIKAKCLESDS
- the priS gene encoding DNA primase catalytic subunit PriS, encoding MFSKATIKERRQYYREEWDPKDLPDFISKDIKKREFGFDHKGTGPNDRYKVFSGTESLRKFLRYKAPFAAYISVAFYNNPRRREDWLKAEYIFDVDAKDIPIRSCQCNGVCEICLGEALEIVNTLIDTLESDLGLKNIHLIYSGRGYHIRILDEEMMLAGSELRSEVLKYAAGAEVPKSQFINSEVSNQSFNFEHFSIPIGYQKIFTDRVKFNIQHLTGKEKLDGINPKLMKDIMASRHHLENDEWGLFKRDIGPRRYKNLVEAMARVNLATIDAKVSIDLKRILRLPSSLHSKVSMKCMEVKNRETFDPLDKAVPKFVYERKGV
- the priL gene encoding DNA primase large subunit PriL is translated as MAEVSFINPLSDEGRQIIREYGDLNQIFDHDETLMETCIHTPNQRISDDSLIPKSYSDLCMKRMQWAIEKKNNKNFTQAEFEYLTNEDIFAQDVVTFHILCQAIAIQFNLGSRETRLFIESQGTLILEKLAKIPPMSRAEIIDEVLDEVKVDGAIHWKSLRDIIATKKLKLTDILIDEGDIVLQQDDFLYRFGDEFIDRSPERMYNILIGDSVKEQILSRLIMQKTEEYIARIKEMSARIEIHPAIIKIGEELKEFIPDEISKYNQYYAGSGGIYGTVQAGKLNPDAFPPCIKATVEGISSGGRNDAIVLLLTSFASYARLYPRIFASDETVKVSDMDPDLTITENEILPLIFDAADNCTPPLFDDQPQEKINIISKLGFGMHDRVDINHEGETKWYTPMSCEKIKIHLPNLCHPDKSCKGINNPLSCYGRKKFQLDKEAPKD
- the metG gene encoding methionine--tRNA ligase, whose amino-acid sequence is MSKIFISCALPYANGPCHLGHIRSTYLPADIYARYNRMIGNDVLMVCATDEHGTPIAVKADKENKKPIEISKRYHDMIVRDVESMNISLDNFTRTTDEAHYELASNFFKSLYDKGFIYREDIQQLYCPNCKKFLPDRYVEGLCPVCGAEARGDHCEKCGKALNPTELDEPHCITCGTTPIIKDTFQYAFKLSELEDDLKEYISSNENLPANVKNYATNWLKEGLTDWILTRDMDWGIPVPLDEAKGKVLYVWIEAFLGYISSASQWSKQSGKKWEEYWNDYVVHFIGKDIIYHHSIFWPGLLKAYGCKLPDMIYAGEFLSLEGEKMSTSKNWVIWIADFVKDYDPDLLRYYLAINAPLNKDSDFSWDDFQRRNNDELADVVGNFLHRTFVFTKKQFDSKIPEYTNPTSEDEEFRIAIEELPDKVGEYIANYEFREALLEIFKVAKKGNKYFNDAEPWKAIKENPQKASNCLYLSNQLAKTLAYMLKPFLPTKADKIAEIMNIDSLENWEDAKIALPVGHEINKAKPLFKKIEDKEIEAQKAKLKENLTENEDENMSDLVTIDQFDEFVIKIGEVKEAEKIEKSDKLLKLQVDLGEEKPRQIVAGLAKFYDAEELIGRKVCVVANLQPAKLFGTLSEGMILATGASGALLSPDENAEVGERIQ